One window of the Notolabrus celidotus isolate fNotCel1 chromosome 23, fNotCel1.pri, whole genome shotgun sequence genome contains the following:
- the si:dkey-112a7.4 gene encoding uncharacterized protein si:dkey-112a7.4 produces MYGASGIPELIAPSGPPRQPGPAGQFNPGHPQVHGGGANPQRLGQRAPKLGQIGRTKKVDLEDEDLDDIMNNNGQCPVSLSPIS; encoded by the exons ATGTACGGAGCTTCAGGGATCCCAGAGCTCATCGCGCCCAGCGGGCCGCCGCGACAACCCGGCCCGGCAGGACAGTTCAACCCGGGACACCCGCAGGTCCACGGGGGCGGGGCCAACCCGCAGAGACTCGGACAGAGGGCTCCAAAGCTGGGCCAGATTGGACGCACCAAGAAAG TGGACCTGGAGGACGAAGACTTGGATGACATCATGAACAACAACGGCCAGTGTcctgtctccttgtctcctaTCTCCTAA